The following are encoded in a window of Candidatus Acidulodesulfobacterium acidiphilum genomic DNA:
- the uppS gene encoding di-trans,poly-cis-decaprenylcistransferase, translating into MFVKKLAYFYYKKKLEKEILKNKIPQHIGIILDGNRRYAKKCGFEDASRGHRKGADKLYEVLSWCLDLKIKVVTVWAFSTDNFKRSPSEIDSLMHIIKDQLESYINSKFINENKIRVSVIGKRELLSEDLIEVIDRLENKTKDYSNLKLYIAVGYGGRQEICDAIINFISDNIYIINKTSGLCEGSGGNKKGILHESPSIENANSRRCSSGYTDDYDYLSNIITVENISKYLYAKGSPDPDLIIRTSGEIRLSGFLLWQSAYSEFYFCDAYWPEFREIDFLRAIRSYQSRQIRAGK; encoded by the coding sequence ATGTTCGTAAAAAAATTAGCATATTTTTATTATAAAAAAAAGTTAGAAAAAGAGATATTAAAGAATAAAATCCCTCAGCACATAGGAATAATATTAGACGGCAACCGAAGATACGCTAAGAAATGCGGTTTTGAAGATGCAAGCAGGGGGCATAGAAAAGGCGCCGATAAACTTTACGAAGTTCTTTCCTGGTGTTTAGATTTAAAAATCAAAGTCGTTACCGTATGGGCATTTTCTACGGATAATTTTAAAAGAAGCCCCTCCGAAATCGACAGTTTAATGCATATTATTAAAGATCAGCTTGAATCTTATATAAATTCAAAATTTATAAACGAAAATAAAATAAGAGTTTCGGTTATCGGCAAAAGAGAATTACTATCCGAAGATTTAATAGAAGTCATCGACAGGCTCGAAAATAAAACTAAAGATTATTCAAACCTAAAACTATATATAGCCGTCGGATACGGAGGAAGACAGGAGATATGCGACGCCATAATAAATTTTATTTCGGATAATATTTATATAATAAATAAAACAAGCGGCCTATGCGAAGGTTCAGGCGGAAATAAAAAAGGAATTTTGCATGAAAGTCCGTCCATAGAAAACGCTAATAGCCGGCGATGTTCTTCGGGTTATACCGACGATTATGATTATCTGTCTAATATTATTACCGTTGAAAATATATCCAAATATCTTTATGCAAAAGGTTCTCCCGACCCGGATTTAATTATAAGAACCAGCGGCGAGATTAGATTGTCCGGTTTTCTGCTTTGGCAAAGCGCATATTCCGAGTTTTATTTCTGCGATGCATATTGGCCAGAGTTCAGGGAAATAGATTTTTTAC
- a CDS encoding alpha/beta hydrolase encodes MPYKELSEIKIFYIFHKSSNVKNKDGENKCILLIHGAGGNHLSMLSIFNYIKKNFGKTFNILVPDLPFHFRSLPVDVDSNDDNKLNFVMPENDGISFYAKSINSVVEELVEKGAKITLIGHSMGAQVCLKYAALFPENTEKIMLIAGCHDTGISDSFIRSLENSFDRTIMLFLKDALGSRDKNILKKALADIKRTPDTAVVNDFKYSQDYGKIRNYKKDVKFINENFKKILFYFVYSEKDLIIKQKCIQDLSKKIINSVINNIPAKNHIDFLYGNYSMEKEIDKFLLT; translated from the coding sequence GTGCCGTATAAAGAACTTAGCGAAATAAAAATTTTTTATATTTTTCATAAATCTTCGAACGTCAAAAATAAAGACGGCGAAAACAAATGTATTCTTCTGATTCACGGCGCCGGCGGAAATCATCTTTCGATGCTTTCTATTTTTAACTATATAAAAAAAAACTTCGGCAAGACTTTTAATATTTTAGTCCCCGATTTACCGTTTCATTTTAGATCTTTACCTGTTGACGTCGATTCTAACGATGATAATAAGCTAAATTTTGTAATGCCTGAAAACGACGGCATTTCTTTTTACGCAAAATCTATAAATTCAGTAGTCGAAGAACTTGTGGAAAAGGGCGCCAAAATAACCTTAATAGGTCATTCGATGGGAGCGCAGGTATGTTTAAAATATGCGGCTTTATTTCCGGAAAATACCGAAAAAATTATGCTGATAGCGGGATGCCACGATACGGGCATCAGCGACAGTTTCATCAGAAGCTTAGAAAATTCTTTCGACAGGACTATTATGCTTTTTTTAAAAGATGCTCTCGGTTCAAGGGATAAAAATATTTTAAAAAAAGCATTAGCCGATATAAAAAGAACTCCTGATACGGCAGTCGTTAACGACTTTAAATATTCTCAAGATTACGGTAAAATCCGAAACTATAAAAAAGACGTAAAATTTATTAACGAGAATTTTAAAAAAATACTTTTTTATTTTGTTTACTCTGAAAAAGACTTAATAATAAAACAAAAATGTATTCAAGATTTATCCAAAAAAATTATAAACTCCGTTATCAATAACATTCCGGCAAAAAATCATATAGATTTTTTATACGGAAATTATAGCATGGAAAAAGAAATCGATAAATTTTTATTGACATGA
- the aspS gene encoding aspartate--tRNA ligase — MIGEIRLIMRTLCEDIKESDIGKEFTFKGWVMHYRDHGGLIFIDLRDYSGILQIVFDENIEGGSFKTAKKLRNEYVIAVSGTVRKRPEGTENDTLKTGSLELAAKTVEILNTCEVLPFQIDEESEVNEFTRLKYRYLDLRSKRLKDNLIFRSKFTHLVREFLDGKGFFDIETPFLTKSTPEGSRDFLVPSRLNNGRFFALPQSPQLFKQILMVGGFERYYQIVRCFRDEDLRADRQPEFTQLDMEMSFVENKDVISIAEELFVMLFEKLLNVKIERPFKVIDYDEAMDKYGSDKPDTRFELIIRSLTDVFENSAMNVFKENIKNGGVIKAVCLPDGANLLSRKDIDELLNTAKDFGAKGLAWTKVSENNALEGGISKFISDEERSNLIKVTGAKNGDIIFYQSDSKKTAENVLGRLRLHLAKKYNLINKDRLDLLWVVNFPLFEYSEEEKKIVAVHHPFTSPAVKDIEKLETDPLSVKSDSYDLVLNGEEIGGGSIRIHNSKLQETIFKILSISPEDAKIKFGFLLDALSFGAPPHGGIAFGLDRILMILRNEESIRDVIAFPKTQKAYCPLTDAPSGVNTIQLRELGIKLNENITKI, encoded by the coding sequence ATGATTGGAGAGATAAGGTTAATAATGCGGACATTATGCGAAGATATTAAAGAATCGGATATAGGCAAAGAGTTTACGTTTAAAGGATGGGTAATGCACTACCGCGACCACGGCGGTTTGATTTTTATAGATTTGAGGGATTATTCGGGAATACTGCAGATAGTCTTCGACGAAAACATTGAAGGCGGGTCTTTTAAGACCGCAAAAAAGCTTAGGAACGAATATGTTATTGCCGTAAGCGGAACGGTAAGAAAAAGACCGGAAGGAACCGAAAACGATACTTTAAAAACCGGCAGTTTGGAACTTGCGGCTAAAACAGTCGAAATTCTTAATACCTGCGAAGTTTTGCCTTTCCAGATAGACGAAGAATCGGAAGTCAATGAGTTTACCAGGCTCAAATACAGATATTTAGATTTAAGAAGCAAAAGATTAAAAGATAATTTAATTTTTAGGTCTAAATTTACGCATCTCGTAAGAGAATTTCTTGACGGAAAAGGTTTTTTCGATATAGAAACGCCTTTTTTGACGAAAAGCACGCCTGAAGGTTCAAGGGATTTTCTTGTCCCTTCCAGATTAAACAACGGCAGGTTTTTTGCCCTTCCACAGTCGCCGCAATTATTCAAGCAGATTTTGATGGTCGGCGGATTTGAACGGTATTATCAAATAGTAAGATGTTTCAGGGACGAAGATTTAAGGGCAGACAGACAACCCGAATTCACCCAGTTGGATATGGAAATGTCTTTTGTAGAAAACAAGGACGTTATTTCAATCGCCGAAGAACTGTTCGTCATGCTTTTCGAAAAACTTTTAAACGTTAAAATAGAACGTCCGTTTAAAGTTATAGATTACGACGAGGCGATGGACAAATACGGAAGCGATAAACCCGATACAAGATTTGAATTGATTATTCGGAGCTTAACGGATGTTTTTGAAAACTCCGCCATGAACGTTTTTAAAGAAAATATTAAAAACGGCGGCGTTATTAAAGCGGTTTGCCTGCCTGACGGCGCTAATCTTCTTTCCAGAAAAGATATAGACGAACTTCTAAACACCGCAAAAGATTTCGGGGCTAAAGGTCTTGCATGGACGAAAGTTTCCGAAAATAATGCTTTAGAAGGAGGGATTTCTAAATTTATATCCGACGAAGAGAGAAGTAATCTCATTAAGGTAACCGGAGCTAAAAACGGCGATATAATATTTTATCAGTCGGATTCAAAAAAAACTGCGGAAAACGTACTTGGAAGACTGAGACTGCATCTGGCTAAAAAATATAATCTTATAAATAAAGACAGGTTGGATCTTTTATGGGTCGTCAATTTTCCTTTATTCGAATACTCCGAAGAGGAAAAAAAGATAGTTGCCGTTCATCATCCTTTTACTTCTCCGGCAGTTAAAGATATCGAAAAACTTGAAACAGACCCTTTATCCGTTAAATCGGACAGTTACGATCTCGTGCTTAACGGAGAAGAAATAGGCGGCGGAAGTATCAGGATACATAATTCTAAACTGCAGGAAACTATTTTTAAAATTCTTTCTATATCGCCGGAAGACGCTAAAATAAAATTCGGCTTTCTTTTAGATGCTCTGAGTTTCGGCGCTCCGCCTCACGGAGGCATTGCTTTTGGATTGGACAGAATATTAATGATACTGAGAAATGAAGAATCTATAAGGGACGTAATAGCTTTTCCGAAAACGCAGAAAGCATACTGCCCTCTTACGGACGCTCCTTCCGGCGTTAATACGATTCAGCTTAGAGAATTAGGAATAAAATTAAACGAAAATATAACGAAAATATAA
- a CDS encoding DHA2 family efflux MFS transporter permease subunit produces the protein MEKKSGFPHPYFESHPNWKWFILSTVLVGATMSALDVSIVNVAMPTMEKGFQVNMAVIEWVAMAYMLTLTVFLPLFGRLADMFGRTKMYNTGFVVFTVGSALCGIAPNANFIIFSRVLQAVGAGLLQANSVAIITQAFPSNELGKAIGLQGSVQAIAMSIGPFVGGMIIAAIGWRWIFYVNVPIGIAGTFMALFILPSSKANMKKKEKIDYFGISFFAAGLAFLVLAVNEGTKLGWSSPIIITYFVIAAVFLPLFVYTEIKVEHPMIDLKLFKKWGFSAGNVTGMLSYYVLFAVLFLMPFYLENLLHYNAAATGSLLTPIPLSMAIIAPFAGAISDKVGSRIMTTLGMFVCAIATLLLSFLGNSVNIYMLIFDFIILGVGMGIFTPPNNSAIMLSAPPERLGVAGGILNMMRALGLIFGVAISGLIVSSTKHSYAKAHGFALLKDIPEKIANIGFLHGLTIVMFMLLGINVFATIMSVAKKNVKITKIEGAEPIDLM, from the coding sequence TTGGAAAAAAAATCTGGTTTTCCTCATCCGTACTTTGAATCTCATCCAAATTGGAAATGGTTTATACTTTCAACGGTTCTGGTAGGCGCAACAATGTCTGCTTTAGACGTGAGCATAGTCAACGTCGCTATGCCGACTATGGAAAAAGGCTTTCAAGTAAATATGGCGGTTATAGAATGGGTTGCAATGGCTTATATGCTGACTCTTACAGTTTTTTTACCTTTATTTGGAAGACTCGCCGATATGTTCGGAAGAACAAAGATGTATAATACCGGTTTCGTTGTTTTTACAGTCGGTTCGGCGCTTTGCGGCATTGCGCCTAATGCAAATTTTATTATTTTTTCCCGTGTTCTTCAGGCGGTAGGAGCAGGACTTCTTCAGGCTAATTCCGTTGCGATAATAACTCAGGCTTTTCCTTCTAACGAACTAGGCAAGGCTATAGGGCTTCAGGGTTCCGTTCAGGCTATCGCAATGTCTATAGGCCCTTTTGTAGGCGGTATGATTATTGCGGCTATAGGATGGCGCTGGATATTTTACGTTAACGTGCCGATTGGAATCGCAGGAACGTTTATGGCTTTATTTATCCTGCCGTCAAGCAAAGCTAATATGAAGAAAAAAGAAAAAATAGATTACTTTGGAATTTCTTTTTTTGCGGCAGGACTTGCCTTCCTAGTTCTGGCAGTCAATGAAGGAACAAAATTAGGCTGGTCTTCGCCTATTATAATTACTTATTTTGTTATTGCCGCAGTTTTTCTGCCTCTTTTCGTTTATACGGAAATTAAAGTGGAACATCCGATGATAGATTTAAAACTCTTTAAAAAATGGGGATTTTCTGCAGGAAACGTTACGGGTATGCTATCTTATTACGTCTTATTTGCCGTCCTCTTCCTTATGCCTTTTTATCTTGAAAATTTACTTCACTATAATGCGGCGGCAACAGGCTCTCTTTTAACGCCTATTCCTCTTTCTATGGCTATTATAGCGCCTTTTGCTGGAGCTATATCGGACAAGGTAGGTTCAAGAATTATGACTACGCTCGGCATGTTCGTATGCGCCATAGCTACTCTTCTATTGTCGTTTTTGGGCAATTCCGTAAATATTTATATGCTTATTTTCGATTTTATCATTTTAGGTGTCGGAATGGGTATATTTACTCCGCCTAACAATAGCGCAATTATGCTTTCCGCTCCTCCGGAAAGACTTGGAGTCGCAGGTGGAATTCTTAACATGATGAGGGCATTAGGTTTAATATTCGGGGTTGCCATTTCAGGACTTATAGTTTCCTCGACAAAACATAGCTATGCCAAAGCTCACGGTTTTGCATTGCTTAAAGATATACCGGAAAAAATCGCCAATATTGGTTTCTTGCACGGCCTTACAATCGTTATGTTTATGCTACTCGGCATTAACGTATTTGCGACCATAATGTCCGTAGCTAAGAAAAACGTAAAGATAACAAAAATCGAAGGCGCTGAACCCATAGACTTAATGTAA
- a CDS encoding transcriptional repressor yields MKQQVNIRLNDIVSKIKKMGYSLTPQRLEIIKIVSESKSHPSAVDVYDKIRKAYPMISLNTVYKNLSLLSSIHEVKEIRTLQNSVHYDGDISLHGHAICEKCGRIIDVKIDESDFKGFFETKIKENFKEKYYINNYGLEFYGLCGLCYKETASNESISV; encoded by the coding sequence ATGAAACAGCAAGTTAATATACGGTTAAATGATATAGTTTCTAAAATAAAAAAAATGGGGTACAGTCTAACCCCTCAAAGGCTTGAAATTATTAAAATAGTTTCGGAATCAAAAAGTCATCCATCTGCGGTAGACGTTTACGATAAAATTAGAAAAGCATATCCGATGATTTCGTTAAATACAGTTTATAAAAATCTTTCTCTTTTGTCGTCTATACATGAAGTTAAAGAAATAAGAACCCTGCAGAATTCGGTGCATTATGACGGAGATATTTCTTTGCACGGTCATGCTATATGCGAAAAATGCGGCAGAATAATAGACGTTAAAATAGACGAATCGGATTTTAAAGGATTTTTTGAAACAAAGATAAAAGAAAATTTTAAAGAAAAATATTATATTAATAATTATGGATTAGAATTTTACGGTTTATGCGGTTTATGTTATAAAGAAACTGCTTCAAACGAAAGCATTTCCGTTTAA
- a CDS encoding molybdenum cofactor biosynthesis protein MoaB codes for MGHIEHKKNINANKPLNVYIITLSDSRKESEDESGDYIKKALASAGHEVSGYALIKDDEDLLESLIVKVCGAEHKPKIDSVIINGGTGVSYKDITYETLKNIYDKELYGFGELFRSLSYNEIGTSAIMSRASAGIYNGKVIFSVPGSINAVTLAMNNIILKEMGHLYYEISKHLS; via the coding sequence ATGGGGCATATCGAGCATAAAAAAAATATTAACGCTAACAAGCCGCTTAACGTTTATATTATAACGCTGAGCGACTCAAGAAAAGAAAGCGAAGACGAAAGCGGAGATTATATAAAAAAAGCGCTTGCGTCGGCAGGACATGAAGTATCGGGCTACGCTTTAATAAAAGACGACGAAGATTTACTTGAGAGCTTAATCGTCAAGGTTTGCGGTGCGGAACATAAGCCGAAAATCGATTCTGTTATTATAAACGGCGGAACCGGCGTTTCTTACAAAGACATAACTTACGAAACATTAAAAAATATATACGATAAAGAATTATACGGTTTTGGGGAGCTGTTCAGGAGTTTAAGCTATAACGAAATAGGTACCTCCGCAATAATGTCCCGCGCTTCCGCAGGGATATACAACGGAAAGGTAATTTTTTCCGTTCCCGGTTCTATTAATGCCGTAACGCTTGCTATGAATAATATAATCCTTAAAGAAATGGGACATCTTTATTATGAAATTTCAAAACACCTTTCTTAA
- the groL gene encoding chaperonin GroEL yields the protein MAKELKFSAEARAEILTGVNALADAVKVTLGPKGRNVVIEKSFGSPTITKDGVTVAKEIELSDKFQNMGAQMVKEVASKTSDTAGDGTTTATVLAQAIYKEGVKYVTAGASPIYVKRGIDKAVEEIVKELKKISKPIQDQKEIAQVGTISANNDETIGSIIAEAMDKVGKEGVITVEEAKSMETTLEVVEGMQFDRGYLSPYFVTDSERMECVLDNPYVLINEKKISAMKDLLPILEQIAKSGRPFIIIAEEVEGEALATLVVNKLRGTLNCCAVKAPGFGDRRKAMLEDIAVLTGGQVISEDIGVKLESITLKDLGQAKRITVDKDNTTVVDGSGSKADIEKRVKQIRAQIEESTSDYDKEKLQERLAKLIGGVAVINVGAATETEMKEKKARVEDALHATRAAVEEGIVPGGGVALLRAAKSIDNIKGSNHDEESGIKIIKRAVQEPLRMISENAGVEGSIVIDKVLANDGAAFGYNAAADKYEDLIKAGIIDPTKVERTALQNAASVASLMLTTEAMIADKPEEKPAAGMPGGMPGGGMGGMY from the coding sequence ATGGCAAAAGAATTAAAATTTTCAGCGGAAGCCAGAGCCGAAATTCTTACCGGCGTCAATGCGCTTGCAGATGCCGTTAAAGTTACGCTTGGACCCAAAGGAAGAAACGTAGTAATTGAAAAATCTTTCGGTTCGCCTACAATTACGAAAGACGGCGTTACGGTAGCAAAAGAAATAGAATTGTCCGATAAGTTCCAAAATATGGGCGCCCAGATGGTAAAAGAAGTAGCTTCTAAAACATCGGATACAGCCGGTGACGGAACGACTACCGCAACAGTTTTAGCTCAGGCTATATATAAAGAAGGCGTTAAATACGTTACCGCAGGAGCCAGCCCCATTTATGTTAAAAGAGGAATAGACAAAGCCGTAGAAGAAATCGTAAAAGAACTTAAAAAGATATCGAAACCGATACAGGATCAAAAAGAAATAGCTCAGGTAGGCACGATATCGGCAAACAATGACGAAACTATCGGTTCTATTATTGCCGAAGCTATGGATAAAGTAGGCAAAGAAGGCGTTATAACCGTAGAAGAAGCAAAAAGCATGGAGACCACCCTTGAAGTAGTCGAAGGAATGCAGTTTGACAGGGGTTATTTATCTCCTTATTTTGTAACCGACTCGGAAAGAATGGAATGCGTTCTCGACAATCCGTATGTTTTGATTAACGAAAAGAAAATCTCCGCAATGAAAGATTTATTGCCGATTCTTGAGCAGATTGCAAAGTCCGGCCGTCCGTTTATTATAATAGCCGAAGAAGTAGAAGGAGAAGCTCTTGCTACGCTTGTCGTTAATAAATTAAGAGGCACTTTAAACTGCTGTGCCGTTAAAGCCCCGGGCTTTGGCGACAGAAGAAAAGCTATGCTCGAAGACATAGCGGTATTGACCGGCGGTCAGGTAATTTCCGAAGATATAGGCGTTAAACTCGAATCTATTACTCTTAAGGATCTCGGACAGGCGAAGAGGATTACGGTAGATAAAGACAATACGACGGTAGTGGACGGCTCAGGTTCTAAAGCCGATATAGAAAAAAGAGTCAAACAAATTAGAGCGCAGATTGAAGAATCTACCTCGGATTACGATAAAGAAAAACTTCAGGAAAGACTTGCAAAATTAATCGGCGGAGTTGCCGTGATTAACGTAGGCGCGGCTACCGAAACAGAGATGAAAGAAAAGAAAGCCAGAGTCGAAGATGCTTTACATGCTACGAGAGCGGCGGTAGAAGAAGGAATAGTTCCCGGAGGCGGCGTTGCGCTCTTAAGAGCCGCTAAATCTATAGATAATATCAAAGGCTCAAACCACGATGAAGAATCCGGCATTAAAATAATTAAAAGAGCCGTTCAGGAGCCTTTAAGGATGATTTCTGAAAATGCAGGAGTAGAAGGTTCTATCGTAATTGATAAAGTTCTTGCTAACGACGGAGCTGCTTTTGGATATAATGCAGCAGCCGATAAATACGAAGACCTCATCAAAGCCGGTATTATAGACCCGACTAAAGTTGAAAGGACTGCTCTTCAGAATGCAGCAAGCGTTGCATCTCTTATGCTGACTACGGAAGCAATGATAGCCGACAAACCCGAAGAGAAACCTGCGGCAGGAATGCCCGGCGGAATGCCCGGCGGCGGAATGGGCGGAATGTATTAA
- a CDS encoding co-chaperone GroES, with protein sequence MKVKPLQDRVLVERLQEEEKTKGGLFIPDSAKEKPMQGKVVAAGNGRILEDGKKIPMDVKVGDIVLFAKYSGNDVKIDDKEYLIMKEDDILAIVEK encoded by the coding sequence ATGAAAGTTAAACCATTGCAAGACAGAGTCTTAGTAGAAAGACTTCAGGAAGAAGAAAAAACTAAGGGAGGATTATTTATTCCTGATTCTGCGAAAGAAAAGCCTATGCAGGGCAAAGTCGTCGCTGCGGGAAACGGCAGAATTTTAGAAGACGGGAAAAAAATCCCGATGGACGTTAAAGTAGGCGATATCGTTTTATTTGCAAAATATTCAGGAAACGACGTAAAAATTGACGATAAGGAATATCTTATTATGAAAGAAGACGACATCTTGGCTATAGTAGAAAAATAA
- a CDS encoding ABC transporter ATP-binding protein, which yields MEKYILEINGLTKNFNRLKVLSEVSFKIKYGDFFGLIGPNGAGKSTLLKILYGIVIPDSGNISINGLDFLYNYKKIKYSLGIVPQEDNLDEDLSVNDNLTVYSKYFGITGVESRRRANELLNFFDMGEKKYFKVSELSGGLKRRLMIARALINNPSLIILDEPTSGLDPEYRQNIWEKLKALNRNGVTILMSTHYMEEAERLFKNIIILNHGNIVFNGAISEITLNKKSLEEIFLDITKT from the coding sequence ATGGAAAAATATATTCTCGAAATAAACGGCTTAACAAAAAACTTTAATCGCTTAAAGGTCTTAAGCGAAGTTAGTTTTAAAATTAAATACGGTGATTTTTTTGGATTAATAGGTCCCAACGGCGCAGGAAAATCCACTCTTTTAAAAATTTTATACGGAATAGTAATTCCTGATTCCGGAAATATTTCTATTAACGGATTGGATTTTTTATATAATTATAAAAAAATTAAATATTCTTTAGGAATAGTCCCGCAGGAAGATAATTTAGACGAAGATCTGTCCGTTAACGATAATCTGACCGTATATTCAAAATATTTCGGAATTACCGGCGTCGAATCTCGCAGGCGCGCAAACGAACTTCTAAATTTTTTCGATATGGGCGAAAAAAAATATTTTAAAGTTTCGGAACTTTCCGGCGGATTAAAAAGACGGCTTATGATTGCCAGAGCATTAATCAACAATCCGTCCTTAATTATATTAGACGAGCCTACAAGCGGATTAGATCCCGAATACAGGCAAAATATATGGGAAAAACTTAAGGCATTAAATAGGAACGGGGTTACTATTCTTATGTCCACGCATTATATGGAAGAAGCGGAACGGCTTTTTAAAAACATTATAATATTAAATCACGGCAATATCGTTTTTAACGGCGCTATTAGCGAAATTACCCTTAATAAAAAATCTTTGGAAGAAATTTTTCTTGACATCACAAAAACATAA
- a CDS encoding dCTP deaminase: MIKNDKWIEEKAKEGMISPFESSQVRNGVISYGVSSFGYDLRISNEFKIFTNINNTVVDPKNFDSKSFIDLVSDVCIVPPNSFALGRSVEYFKIPRNVVTICLGKSTYARCGIVVNVTPFEPEWEGYVTLEISNTTPLPAKIYANEGIAQVLFFEGEEPRVSYKDKKGKYQSQVGITLPKL; the protein is encoded by the coding sequence ATGATTAAAAACGACAAATGGATCGAAGAAAAAGCTAAAGAAGGGATGATAAGCCCTTTTGAAAGTTCACAAGTAAGAAACGGAGTTATATCTTACGGCGTTTCTTCCTTCGGTTATGATTTGCGTATATCAAACGAATTTAAAATATTTACTAATATCAATAATACGGTAGTCGATCCTAAAAACTTCGATTCGAAGTCTTTTATAGACCTAGTATCGGACGTCTGCATAGTTCCGCCTAATTCTTTTGCGCTCGGCAGATCGGTTGAATATTTTAAAATACCAAGAAACGTGGTCACCATATGCCTCGGCAAATCTACATATGCCAGATGCGGTATAGTAGTTAACGTTACACCGTTTGAACCGGAATGGGAAGGATACGTTACCTTGGAAATATCTAATACCACCCCGCTTCCCGCTAAAATTTACGCCAATGAAGGTATTGCCCAGGTTCTTTTTTTTGAAGGCGAAGAGCCTAGGGTTTCCTATAAAGACAAAAAAGGCAAATACCAGTCTCAGGTCGGCATAACCCTGCCGAAACTTTAA
- a CDS encoding TIGR00730 family Rossman fold protein, translating to MPIKKEDIKRYELNSFDHTEPWRLFRIIGEFVDGFDILPSVCPAVTIYGSARVKENEEVYLQTKELAHKLALKGFSIISGGGPGVMEAANRGCREAKEQHGLNVSSVGLNIKLPHEQTLNKFADVTLEFKYFFVRKVMLVRYASAYIMMPGGFGTLDELFETVELIQTGKTKPFPVILYGSDYWKGLIDWIKSNTLKKSYISSKDFDIIKIMDDPDEITDFILNFNL from the coding sequence ATGCCTATTAAAAAAGAAGATATAAAAAGATACGAACTAAATTCGTTTGACCATACGGAACCATGGCGGCTTTTTAGGATTATAGGGGAATTTGTGGACGGGTTCGATATATTGCCGTCGGTATGTCCGGCTGTAACTATATACGGAAGTGCAAGAGTAAAGGAAAATGAAGAAGTATATTTACAAACTAAAGAATTGGCTCATAAATTAGCTTTAAAGGGTTTTTCCATAATTTCAGGCGGAGGTCCGGGAGTAATGGAAGCCGCAAACAGGGGATGCAGGGAAGCCAAGGAACAGCACGGTTTAAACGTGAGTTCGGTAGGATTAAATATTAAACTTCCGCATGAGCAGACCCTTAACAAATTTGCCGACGTAACTTTAGAGTTTAAATATTTTTTCGTAAGAAAAGTTATGCTTGTAAGATATGCTTCCGCATATATTATGATGCCCGGAGGTTTCGGAACTTTAGACGAACTTTTTGAAACCGTAGAATTGATTCAGACCGGTAAAACAAAACCTTTTCCGGTAATTTTATACGGCTCTGACTATTGGAAAGGATTAATAGACTGGATTAAAAGCAATACTTTAAAAAAATCTTATATTTCCTCAAAAGATTTTGATATAATTAAAATCATGGATGATCCGGACGAAATAACCGATTTTATTTTAAACTTTAATTTATAA
- a CDS encoding YfhL family 4Fe-4S dicluster ferredoxin — MAFVITDECIACGVCVPECPNNAISEGDIYVIDPSLCTECYGYFDTQQCASVCPVDCCIQDDNHKESKDELKAKALKAHPDKKDWKF, encoded by the coding sequence ATGGCTTTTGTAATTACCGATGAATGTATTGCATGCGGGGTTTGCGTTCCCGAATGTCCAAATAATGCTATTTCCGAGGGTGACATATATGTTATAGATCCCAGCCTTTGCACGGAATGTTATGGGTATTTCGATACTCAGCAGTGTGCGTCCGTATGTCCGGTAGATTGCTGTATTCAGGACGACAACCATAAAGAGTCTAAAGATGAATTGAAAGCTAAAGCATTAAAGGCTCATCCAGATAAAAAAGACTGGAAATTTTAA